A window of Ruminiclostridium herbifermentans genomic DNA:
AGAACTTCACATAAATAAACTTTGCCTAGAGAGCAATGAACTTATTATTGAAGGAGATATTTATTCTTTAGAATACAGTGATGGGGAAATAGGTAAATCAAAGTCTTTCTTTGGCAAAATGTTTAAGTAGTAACTTCAGGTTAATTATAAAACAGTAAAGGCTTGTGGTAAAGCAAATGATACATATTGTAGACCAAGTATACATATTTATGTATGCAATTGTTGGCGGTGCGATAGTAGCCTTCTTTTATGATTTTTTAAGAATAAAAAGAAGAGCAATAAAAACAAATGCAGTAATAGTAAGTATAGAAGATATTATTTACTGGCTTGCAGTTGCGGTATTTTTATTCATTACAGTGTATAAAAGTAATAGTGGTGAGATGCGAGGATATATATTTATAGGAAATATTATTGGAGTGTTACTATATGAGGCGTTATTCAGCAGTATATTTATTGCTTCCTCTGTAATGATTATTAATATAATAAAAAGAATAGTTTTGTTTATATTTAAGGTAGTAAGTTATCCATTTATAATGCTATATAAGGTTGTAAAAGTAATACTGAAATTACTATATAAGTTGTTGAGGATTATTTTTAATCCTTTAATAATATTAGTTAAATTTATAATAAAAAAAATATATGCCTTATTGGAGAAACCAATTTCTTTTATTTCCAATCAAACTCTTATTTTTACTAAAATATTATTTGATAAAATAAAAGGTTTTAGCAGTAAAGCAAGTAGTGTTACTGAAAAGAAATTAAAGAGAATGGCTACTTTAAAAAAATTAAAAAAAGAATAAAAAATAATTAATTTTGCAGGAGTTTTTACCGACATATAGAATATAGAAAATGTTGGAGTAGCAATTTTTATTTTACAAAAGATATTGATGAGAGGGTTAATAATGAAAAAACAAAAGAAGTTGAAACTGTTAACATATTTAGTAATTATTTCAGTTTGTTATTTTGGATATACATTATATACACTTCAAATCAGTATTGACGAAAAGGAACTTAAAAACCAAGAACTGCAAAGAAACATTAATATTGAGACAGCCAAGAATCAGCAGCTTTTGAAACAGAAATCATTGATTAATACTGATGAGTTTTATGAGCAAATGGCTAGAGAAAAATTAGGCTATATTAAAGATAACGAAAAAATATATATTGATACTAATAAATAACTATAGCTTGACGTAAACGTAAGAAGATGGCTTAAAAAAATTAAGTTTTAGTACGTAGTAAGCTTGGTTAACTGGGGAGGATTTCTTATTTTATGCCGCTTGAAGTAGGTACAATAGTTGAGGGTAAGGTTTCTGGCATTACGGCATTTGGAGCATTTGTTCAATTGCCAGAGGGGAGAACAGGATTAGTTCATATTTCTGAAGTTGCCCAAGAGTATGTAAAGGACATAAATGCTCATCTTAAAGAAAATCAGATTGTAAAGGTTAAAATTGTTTCAATTGATTCAAATGGTAAAGTGAGCCTTTCTATAAAAAAAGCTTGTGAACCAAAACAAGCTGCAATGTCTGTAAAGCCTCCAATGGAGATAGAATGGAATAGCAACAAAAATGCTGCCAGTAACACATCATTTGAGGATCGCTTAGCAAAATTTTTGAAAGATAGCGATGAAAGGTTACATGACTTGAAGAAAAATGTTGATTCCAAACGTGGAGGCGGCGGATATAGAAAATCAGCCCAGTATTAATTAACGTTGGATTAATATACAGTTTCAGAATACTCGTTTTCAGTTTAACATTTATTATTATGGTTTAAATTAATTTTTAGGCGCTTGTAATGGCCTTATTTTGTGTGCTTTTATGATTTGTTTACTTTGTTTTATATAAAATAATAAAGAGGATTACAAGTACTATAATAATTTATATAAAAAAATTAAAATTTTTTAAAAAATTTTTAATTTAGGTGTTGACACTTTAGTGCATATAGTATTATAATAAGCTAGTCGCGAATGGTTAGCGATGGTGGCCAAGCCGAAGTGGCGGAACTGGCAGACGCACAGGACTTAAAATCCTGCGGAGTTAACCCTCCGTACCGGTTCGATTCCGGTCTTCGGCACCAAATAAAGGATTGAGATTACTTTTATAGAATCTTAATCCTTTATTTATTTTAATCAAATTATTCTATTAATTCTGTTTATACTGTCTTTTAATTTTTGTAAGGAGGCCAACCAGCTATGAAATACAACTTTGATGAAATAATTGATAGAAAGTCTACATTTGCTGAAAAGCATGCAAAGCTTAAAGAACTTTATGGCTCTTCAGAACTTATACCTTTATGGGTCGCTGATATGGATTTTAAAGTAGCACAACCTATTATTGATGCCATGAAGGATAGAATAGAAAATGGCATATTTGGATATACGATGAGACCAGATTCATATTTTGATGATGTATGCGAATTTCAAAAGAAAAGAAAGAACTGGAACATAGATAAAAAGTTAATGAGTTCTTGTTTGGGAGTTATGCCTTCAATATGCATGATTATTCAAAAACTCACCAATCCAGGGGACAAAGTTATAATTCAAACACCTGTATATCGTCCTTTTTTTAATGCGGTTAAGCAGGCATCTAGAGAACTGCTGGAAAGCCCGTTAAAAGAAGTTGATGGTAGGTACTATATGAATTATGAGGATTTGGAGGAAAAAGCAAAGCAAGGGGCAAAATACTTGATTCTGTGCAGTCCGCACAATCCTGTAGGACGAGTATGGTCATTTGATGAACTAAAGAAGTTGGGAGATATATGTCTGAAATATGGTATAAAGGTTATTTCAGATGAAATTCATTCTGATTTGATTTTATGGGGGAATAAACATACTCCATTTGCTTCAATATCAGAACAGCTTAGAGAAATAACAATATCCTGCATTTCTGCTACAAAAACCTTTAATTTAGCTGGGCTTCAGTCATCAATTGTTATTTTTCCTAATGAAGAACTTAAGCATCAATTTGACCAAATGTGGGACAAACTTCACGTGGAAGGTAATAATTGTATGAGCATTGCTGCTATACAGGCAGCTTTTAGGCATGGAGAAGAGTGGCTTGAGCAGCTATTAAAATATATTGAGGAGAATGTAAATTTTGTTAAGAACTATTTTGACAAATATATTCCAAAAATAAAAGTGGAGCGTCCAGAAGGAACATATCTTATGTGGCTTGATTGCAGACAATTAGGTCTAAATGGAGGACAACTCACAAGGTTTATGACTTCAAAGGCAGGTGTAGCCATGAGTTCAGGCACATACTTCGGATCAAATGGTGAGGGTTTTATGAGAATGAACGTGGCATGTCCTAGAGCAATACTTGAAAAGGCACTTGAACAGATAAGGATAGCTGTTTCTGAGTTGTGATGGTTTTGCAACATAATTAACTAAAAATTGGTCAGATGAATTATTGCTTTGTTAATTATAAAGTTTATCTTTGGGCTCATAGAATAGACTTTCTATAATCTAATTAATGCAACTATTTCTAACTCAATTTTCCAAAAGAAAGTTATCTGCCTACAATTCAACTTGAATAATGAGTAAATAACAAAAGTGGACAGGCCAATAATCAAATTACCTGTCCACTTTCTTAATATTAATACTTTAATAGTTTTTAAGCTTTTAAATTACTTGCTAAGTACTTTTACAGTTTTAATTTTAACGGGTTCAGTTGGTACGGAAACTTCACCAGAAAAAGGATTAGCTTCAACTGGAGTATCTGCAATTTTATCAAGAACATCTTCACCACTGATGAGTTTTCCAAATGCAGCATATTGACCATCTAAGAATGCAGAGTCTGCATGAACAATAAAGAATTGGCTTGATGCTGAATTAGGGTCTTGACTTCTAGCCATTGAAATAACGCCTCTAGTATGCGAAAGTGTATTCTGTTCAAATCCATTTCCGCTGAATTCACCCTTTATATTTTTCTCTGATCCACCTGTTCCATCACCTTTAGGATCGCCGCCTTGTATCATAAACCCTTTAACAATTCTGTGGAATGTTAAGCCATCATAAAAACCTGATTCTGCTAAGCTGACAAAGTTATTAACAGTTTCAGGAGCATATTCTGGATACAGTTCAAGAACCATCTTATCACCGTTTTCCATTTCAATCTGTACCTGTGGTTTGCCTGTAGACTCAGTTTTGTCTGATTTTGAACAGCTAGTTGTAAATGAAAGTGTGCAAATTACAGCTAATAAAAGAGCCGTTGACTTTTTTAAAATAGATTTCAACATATTATTACAGCCTCCGTTTTTTAATAAATTAATTATTTTTGTGATAAGTAAATTATTAATGCTCATTACAAGCAATTAAAATGTTCCTGTGACTATAATACCCTATATTAAGGAAAAGGTCTAGAATTTTTGATAAAAATAGTATCATTTGGGCTACTGTGGAATAGTAGTTTATATAATTAGCATAAAATGATAAGCGTC
This region includes:
- a CDS encoding FtsB family cell division protein, with the translated sequence MKKQKKLKLLTYLVIISVCYFGYTLYTLQISIDEKELKNQELQRNINIETAKNQQLLKQKSLINTDEFYEQMAREKLGYIKDNEKIYIDTNK
- a CDS encoding peptidylprolyl isomerase, with translation MLKSILKKSTALLLAVICTLSFTTSCSKSDKTESTGKPQVQIEMENGDKMVLELYPEYAPETVNNFVSLAESGFYDGLTFHRIVKGFMIQGGDPKGDGTGGSEKNIKGEFSGNGFEQNTLSHTRGVISMARSQDPNSASSQFFIVHADSAFLDGQYAAFGKLISGEDVLDKIADTPVEANPFSGEVSVPTEPVKIKTVKVLSK
- a CDS encoding S1 domain-containing RNA-binding protein, giving the protein MPLEVGTIVEGKVSGITAFGAFVQLPEGRTGLVHISEVAQEYVKDINAHLKENQIVKVKIVSIDSNGKVSLSIKKACEPKQAAMSVKPPMEIEWNSNKNAASNTSFEDRLAKFLKDSDERLHDLKKNVDSKRGGGGYRKSAQY
- the yabQ gene encoding spore cortex biosynthesis protein YabQ; this encodes MIHIVDQVYIFMYAIVGGAIVAFFYDFLRIKRRAIKTNAVIVSIEDIIYWLAVAVFLFITVYKSNSGEMRGYIFIGNIIGVLLYEALFSSIFIASSVMIINIIKRIVLFIFKVVSYPFIMLYKVVKVILKLLYKLLRIIFNPLIILVKFIIKKIYALLEKPISFISNQTLIFTKILFDKIKGFSSKASSVTEKKLKRMATLKKLKKE
- a CDS encoding MalY/PatB family protein, whose product is MKYNFDEIIDRKSTFAEKHAKLKELYGSSELIPLWVADMDFKVAQPIIDAMKDRIENGIFGYTMRPDSYFDDVCEFQKKRKNWNIDKKLMSSCLGVMPSICMIIQKLTNPGDKVIIQTPVYRPFFNAVKQASRELLESPLKEVDGRYYMNYEDLEEKAKQGAKYLILCSPHNPVGRVWSFDELKKLGDICLKYGIKVISDEIHSDLILWGNKHTPFASISEQLREITISCISATKTFNLAGLQSSIVIFPNEELKHQFDQMWDKLHVEGNNCMSIAAIQAAFRHGEEWLEQLLKYIEENVNFVKNYFDKYIPKIKVERPEGTYLMWLDCRQLGLNGGQLTRFMTSKAGVAMSSGTYFGSNGEGFMRMNVACPRAILEKALEQIRIAVSEL